A section of the Tachysurus fulvidraco isolate hzauxx_2018 chromosome 7, HZAU_PFXX_2.0, whole genome shotgun sequence genome encodes:
- the agpat4 gene encoding 1-acyl-sn-glycerol-3-phosphate acyltransferase delta isoform X2 — MQALTERDGERSWFSTMELFGLFKMQFICHLFICYVFLVSGLIVNFLQLCTLPLWCINKQLARKVNCRLAYCVCSQMVALLEWWSGTECTLYTDPESYPFYGKENAIVILNHNFEIDFLCGWTFCERFGVLGSSKVLAKKELAYVPVIGWMWYFLEIVFCKRKWEEDQKTVVQSLQQLKDYPENFWFLLYCEGTRFTPKKHKISMEVAEKKGLPKLKYHLLPRTKGFCVTVQHLRGKVTAVYDSTLNFRNNQIPTLLGLLNGKKYHADLYVRRIPLDSIPDNEAECAMWLHKLYQEKDEFQEKYNRTGRFPGPTMTPSFRPWALLNWLFWILLLLFPLCLLLLQLFQSGSTFIISTTVVLCFAEGDQVVWGITWCSLDDRPDRD; from the exons ATGCAGGCACTTACCGAGCGAGACGGGGAAAGAAGTTGGTTCTCTACTATGGAACTCTTTGGGCTGTTTAAGATGCAGTTCATTTGTCATCTCTTCATCTGTTATGTGTTTCTAGTTAGTGGGCTCATAGTCAACTTCTTGCAGCTCTGCACACTGCCGTTGTGGTGCATTAACAAACAGCTGGCTCGCAAGGTCAACTGTAGGCTGGCATACTGTGTCTGCAGCC AGATGGTGGCACTCCTGGAATGGTGGTCAGGGACAgaatgtacactgtacacagatCCTGAATCCTACCCATTTTATGGCAAAGAAAATGCTATTGTTATCCTCAACCATAACTTTGAGATTGATTTTCTGTGTGGTTGGACCTTTTGCGAAAGGTTTGGCGTGTTAGGG AGCTCAAAGGTCCTGGCAAAGAAAGAACTTGCATATGTTCCTGTAATTGGCTGGATGTGGTACTTTCTGGAGATTGTCTTCTGTAAGAGGAAATGGGAAGAAGATCAGAAAACAGTTGTGCAGAGCCTTCAACAACTTAAGGATTATCCAGAGAACTTCTGG TTCCTTCTATACTGTGAAGGCACTCGCTTTACTCCGAAGAAACACAAGATTAGTATGGAAGTGGCAGAGAAAAAAGGACTTCCCAAACTCAAGTACCATCTCTTGCCTCGCACCAAAGGTTTCTGTGTTACTGTTCAACACCTAAGGGGAAAAG TTACTGCTGTGTACGATTCTACGCTTAATTTCAGAAACAACCAAATACCGACTTTACTCGGATTACTAAATGGGAAAAAATACCATGCTGATTTATATGTGAG GCGGATTCCATTGGACTCAATCCCAGACAATGAGGCTGAATGTGCCATGTGGCTCCATAAACTTTACCAGGAAAAG GATGAGTTTCAGGAAAAATACAATAGGACTGGTCGTTTCCCTGGCCCCACAATGACTCCCTCCTTCCGTCCCTGGGCCTTGCTAAATTGGCTGTTTTGGATCTTGCTTCTACTCTTTCCGCTCTGTCTATTATTGCTGCAGTTGTTCCAGTCTGGGTCAACTTTCATCATTTCTACTACAGTTGTCTTGTGCTTTGCAG AAGGTGATCAAGTGGTTTGGGG CATCACTTGGTGTTCGTTGGATGATAGGCCAGACAGAGATTAA
- the agpat4 gene encoding 1-acyl-sn-glycerol-3-phosphate acyltransferase delta isoform X1: protein MQALTERDGERSWFSTMELFGLFKMQFICHLFICYVFLVSGLIVNFLQLCTLPLWCINKQLARKVNCRLAYCVCSQMVALLEWWSGTECTLYTDPESYPFYGKENAIVILNHNFEIDFLCGWTFCERFGVLGSSKVLAKKELAYVPVIGWMWYFLEIVFCKRKWEEDQKTVVQSLQQLKDYPENFWFLLYCEGTRFTPKKHKISMEVAEKKGLPKLKYHLLPRTKGFCVTVQHLRGKVTAVYDSTLNFRNNQIPTLLGLLNGKKYHADLYVRRIPLDSIPDNEAECAMWLHKLYQEKDEFQEKYNRTGRFPGPTMTPSFRPWALLNWLFWILLLLFPLCLLLLQLFQSGSTFIISTTVVLCFAASLGVRWMIGQTEINKGSSYGNKGGQLNNIS, encoded by the exons ATGCAGGCACTTACCGAGCGAGACGGGGAAAGAAGTTGGTTCTCTACTATGGAACTCTTTGGGCTGTTTAAGATGCAGTTCATTTGTCATCTCTTCATCTGTTATGTGTTTCTAGTTAGTGGGCTCATAGTCAACTTCTTGCAGCTCTGCACACTGCCGTTGTGGTGCATTAACAAACAGCTGGCTCGCAAGGTCAACTGTAGGCTGGCATACTGTGTCTGCAGCC AGATGGTGGCACTCCTGGAATGGTGGTCAGGGACAgaatgtacactgtacacagatCCTGAATCCTACCCATTTTATGGCAAAGAAAATGCTATTGTTATCCTCAACCATAACTTTGAGATTGATTTTCTGTGTGGTTGGACCTTTTGCGAAAGGTTTGGCGTGTTAGGG AGCTCAAAGGTCCTGGCAAAGAAAGAACTTGCATATGTTCCTGTAATTGGCTGGATGTGGTACTTTCTGGAGATTGTCTTCTGTAAGAGGAAATGGGAAGAAGATCAGAAAACAGTTGTGCAGAGCCTTCAACAACTTAAGGATTATCCAGAGAACTTCTGG TTCCTTCTATACTGTGAAGGCACTCGCTTTACTCCGAAGAAACACAAGATTAGTATGGAAGTGGCAGAGAAAAAAGGACTTCCCAAACTCAAGTACCATCTCTTGCCTCGCACCAAAGGTTTCTGTGTTACTGTTCAACACCTAAGGGGAAAAG TTACTGCTGTGTACGATTCTACGCTTAATTTCAGAAACAACCAAATACCGACTTTACTCGGATTACTAAATGGGAAAAAATACCATGCTGATTTATATGTGAG GCGGATTCCATTGGACTCAATCCCAGACAATGAGGCTGAATGTGCCATGTGGCTCCATAAACTTTACCAGGAAAAG GATGAGTTTCAGGAAAAATACAATAGGACTGGTCGTTTCCCTGGCCCCACAATGACTCCCTCCTTCCGTCCCTGGGCCTTGCTAAATTGGCTGTTTTGGATCTTGCTTCTACTCTTTCCGCTCTGTCTATTATTGCTGCAGTTGTTCCAGTCTGGGTCAACTTTCATCATTTCTACTACAGTTGTCTTGTGCTTTGCAG CATCACTTGGTGTTCGTTGGATGATAGGCCAGACAGAGATTAATAAGGGCTCAAGCTATGGAAACAAAGGTGGTCAACTAAATAACATTTCCTAA